ATCCACGGCGGCGTGCTGGACTTGACCCCATCCCACGGACAGGTATTGGCTTGATTCTCAAGCCGTCTCGGGTGCAGGGTTATCCACGGCGGCGTGCGTCGCTTGCGACGAACGCAAAGCCGCGGTGGGTAACCCGGTGCTGGGGGCGCGATCGTTGTTCGCCACGAATGTCTCCTCGAATTTGATGGGGGAGAGATAGCCAAGGGACGAATGCAGCCGGCGCGGGTTGTACCAGCCCTCGATCCAGGTAAACAGCGCCGTCCTGGCTTCGGCCTTGGTCTTGAAGCTGCGCCGATTGATCAGTTCGCACTCGAGCGTGGCAAAGAAACTCTCTGCCATGGCGTTGTCATACGCATCGCCCACCGTGCCCATGGATGGGCGCACCCCCATCTCTGTGCAACGATTGCCAAAGGCAATGCTGGTGTACTGGCTGCCCTGATCGGAGTGATGAATGACCGAATCCGGGCGCCTGATATGCAGCGCCATGTTCAACGCCGAGATCACCAGATCGGCCGTCATCCTCTCACCCATGGCCCAGCCCACCACCTTGCGGCTGAAGGCATCGAGCACCATGGCCAGGTACACGAACCCCGTCCAGGTGGGCACGTAGGTCATGTCGGCCACCCACAGCTGGTTGGGTGCGTCGGCGCGAAAGCGCCGGTTGACCAGATCGGGGGCGGGGCGTTGACGTTTATCGCCCTCGGTCGTCACCACAAAGCTCCTGCGCCGGCTCACGCCGCGCAGCCCCGCTTGTCGCATCAGCCGGGCGATGCGTTTGCGGCTGGCGCTGTGGCCTTCGGCCCTCAGTTGTGCGCGCACGCGTGGCATGCCGTAGGTGCCGTCTGACGCCTGATGCACCTGGAGAATTTGCTCGGCAAGACGTGCGTTGGCCGTCTGCCGGGCACTGGGGCGGCGCCCCAGCCAATCGTGGTAACCGCTGCTGGACACACCCAGCACCCGGCACATGGTGCGTAGGGGGAAACGGCTCTTGGTGTCGGCCTGGTTTGCGCTCATGAGTTCGTAGACGCGGTGAACGTCTTGTCGTGTCTGGCGGC
This portion of the Comamonas flocculans genome encodes:
- a CDS encoding IS3 family transposase (programmed frameshift) encodes the protein MPRTRPPYPAAFRQQILELAHSGRTPAELSREFGVTAQTISNWVAQDARDHGTALPGKEGLSTAEREELVRLRRRLRQVEQERDILGKGYGLVCRQTRQDVHRVYELMSANQADTKSRFPLRTMCRVLGVSSSGYHDWLGRRPSARQTANARLAEQILQVHQASDGTYGMPRVRAQLRAEGHSASRKRIARLMRQAGLRGVSRRRSFVVTTEGDKRQRPAPDLVNRRFRADAPNQLWVADMTYVPTWTGFVYLAMVLDAFSRKVVGWAMGERMTADLVISALNMALHIRRPDSVIHHSDQGSQYTSIAFGNRCTEMGVRPSMGTVGDAYDNAMAESFFATLECELINRRSFKTKAEARTALFTWIEGWYNPRRLHSSLGYLSPIKFEETFVANNDRAPSTGLPTAALRSSQATHAAVDNPAPETA